One window of Mediterraneibacter butyricigenes genomic DNA carries:
- a CDS encoding 4Fe-4S binding protein has translation MAKRVASVDKKRCVACGVCENTCPLAVAKVYHGCYTVVEETLCVGCGKCAKSCPAGCIEMKERTAM, from the coding sequence TTGGCAAAAAGAGTGGCAAGTGTCGATAAAAAAAGATGTGTTGCCTGCGGAGTATGTGAAAATACTTGTCCGCTGGCAGTGGCCAAAGTTTACCATGGATGTTATACAGTGGTAGAAGAAACATTGTGCGTAGGATGTGGAAAATGTGCAAAGTCCTGTCCGGCAGGCTGTATTGAAATGAAAGAGAGGACAGCGATGTGA
- a CDS encoding NifB/NifX family molybdenum-iron cluster-binding protein, with product MPRPVKCRKVCHFPNVLEFLPADDTDKKTPIVLTVDEYETIRLLDKKGYSQEQCAASMQVARTTVQRIYEIARKKIADALIDGHPLKIEGGDFKICDGQSNDCSFGGCYKQEIYKKYAAEKGEGIMRIAVTYENGQIFQHFGHTETFKIYDVEEGNVVHSEVVDTNGSGHGALAGVLNALNADVLICGGIGGGAQTALAAAGIKLFGGVSGDADEAVEAFINETLEYNPNVKCSHHEHSHGEGHICGEHGCGNHSCH from the coding sequence ATGCCGAGACCAGTAAAATGCAGAAAAGTTTGCCATTTCCCCAATGTTTTAGAATTTCTTCCGGCAGACGATACTGACAAAAAAACACCCATTGTTCTGACGGTAGATGAGTACGAGACAATTCGTCTTTTGGACAAGAAAGGTTATAGTCAGGAGCAGTGCGCAGCATCTATGCAAGTCGCAAGAACAACGGTTCAGCGAATTTACGAGATTGCCAGGAAGAAAATAGCAGATGCCCTCATTGATGGACATCCACTCAAAATTGAAGGTGGAGATTTCAAAATCTGTGACGGTCAGAGTAACGACTGCAGCTTTGGAGGATGTTACAAACAGGAAATTTACAAAAAATATGCAGCAGAAAAAGGAGAGGGTATCATGAGAATAGCAGTAACATATGAAAACGGACAGATTTTCCAGCACTTTGGACACACAGAAACATTTAAGATTTACGATGTCGAGGAAGGAAACGTAGTACATTCAGAAGTAGTAGATACAAATGGAAGCGGACATGGCGCATTGGCGGGAGTTCTTAATGCATTGAATGCAGATGTTCTGATCTGTGGCGGAATCGGAGGCGGTGCACAGACAGCGTTAGCGGCAGCCGGTATTAAACTTTTCGGAGGAGTTTCCGGAGATGCGGATGAAGCGGTAGAAGCTTTTATCAATGAAACACTTGAGTATAATCCAAATGTGAAGTGTTCTCATCACGAGCACAGCCACGGGGAAGGACATATATGTGGCGAGCATGGATGTGGAAACCATAGCTGTCATTAA
- the nudC gene encoding NAD(+) diphosphatase, giving the protein MIQDIYPHKLYNEYDPMAKVQADSPILNIYDGKILVQTEKFENNILEFPLKKELPDQLEYTYLFRVDDRKYFLWKEELPEESIPEGYSYVTERSLRKEGIGPCEAVFAATTGKHLSDWYRDTCYCGRCGIKMKQNDKERAMRCPSCDYVAYPRIMPAVIVGVKNKDRILLTRYRTGFAHNALIAGFTEIGETVEETVKREVMEEAGIRVKNLHYYKSQPWGTANDILLGFYCEVDGDDTITMDRNELKYAEWVQREEIVLQPGTFSLTNEMMRRFKEGEEI; this is encoded by the coding sequence ATGATACAGGACATTTATCCGCATAAATTATACAATGAATACGATCCGATGGCTAAAGTGCAGGCGGACAGCCCTATTTTAAATATTTACGATGGAAAAATATTGGTTCAGACGGAGAAATTTGAGAACAATATCCTGGAGTTCCCATTGAAAAAGGAATTGCCTGACCAATTGGAATATACATATCTGTTCAGGGTGGATGACAGAAAATATTTTCTGTGGAAGGAGGAACTCCCGGAAGAGTCTATACCGGAAGGATATTCTTATGTTACAGAGAGAAGTCTGCGGAAAGAAGGCATTGGTCCTTGTGAAGCAGTTTTTGCAGCCACGACAGGAAAGCATTTGTCAGACTGGTACAGAGATACCTGTTATTGTGGAAGATGTGGGATAAAGATGAAACAGAATGACAAGGAACGGGCAATGCGTTGTCCATCTTGTGATTATGTGGCGTATCCACGGATTATGCCAGCGGTGATTGTTGGAGTAAAAAATAAAGATCGGATTTTGCTTACCAGATATCGGACGGGCTTTGCACATAATGCGCTGATTGCCGGTTTTACAGAGATCGGAGAAACGGTGGAAGAGACCGTGAAGCGTGAAGTTATGGAAGAAGCTGGCATCAGAGTTAAGAATCTTCATTATTACAAATCTCAGCCATGGGGGACTGCAAATGACATCCTCCTTGGATTTTACTGTGAGGTGGATGGGGATGATACCATCACCATGGATCGCAATGAGCTGAAGTATGCAGAATGGGTACAGCGAGAAGAGATTGTACTTCAGCCGGGAACCTTCAGCCTGACAAATGAGATGATGCGCAGATTTAAAGAAGGAGAGGAAATATAG
- a CDS encoding YitT family protein, which produces MNRKRSFLSGNYSGRDLAKQFGVDLFSGCFIACGIYNFASAAGFPMAGVSGISLIFHRLFGTPIGGMSLLLNVPIVLVCFRTLGKAFFARSLRTLLVVSFLTDYGAPLLPIYQGDRLLAAIAAGVLTGIGYALVFRNQSSTGGMDFVTLSIRAKRPYLSMGKIVLAVDLVIISAGGWIFRDLDGVIYGGILTWLMSHIIDQVLYGLSAGKMAMIVTQDGKKISEMIGQTAKRGATIFEAKGGYTGEQKQVVLCAASKKQMYEIQKNAREMDPASFTIIVESNEVLGEGFDRK; this is translated from the coding sequence ATGAACAGAAAAAGAAGTTTTCTATCTGGAAACTATTCTGGACGGGATCTGGCAAAACAATTTGGGGTGGATTTGTTCAGCGGATGTTTTATTGCCTGTGGCATCTATAATTTTGCATCGGCAGCAGGCTTTCCGATGGCAGGAGTCTCTGGGATTTCTCTGATTTTTCACCGCTTGTTTGGAACACCAATCGGTGGCATGAGCCTCCTTTTGAATGTCCCAATTGTACTGGTCTGCTTTCGAACACTGGGAAAGGCGTTTTTTGCCAGATCACTTCGAACGCTTTTGGTGGTTTCGTTTCTCACAGATTACGGAGCACCGTTGCTGCCGATTTATCAGGGGGATCGCCTGCTGGCGGCAATTGCAGCAGGAGTCCTGACAGGAATCGGTTATGCACTGGTTTTTCGCAATCAGAGTTCCACCGGAGGAATGGATTTTGTAACGCTGTCCATTCGGGCAAAACGCCCTTATCTGTCTATGGGCAAAATTGTGCTGGCGGTAGATCTGGTGATTATTTCGGCGGGAGGATGGATTTTCCGCGATCTGGATGGAGTGATTTATGGGGGAATTTTAACCTGGCTGATGAGTCATATTATTGATCAGGTCCTGTATGGACTTAGTGCCGGTAAGATGGCGATGATTGTGACGCAAGATGGAAAAAAGATTTCAGAAATGATCGGTCAGACCGCAAAAAGGGGTGCTACGATCTTTGAAGCAAAAGGTGGATATACGGGAGAACAAAAGCAGGTGGTTTTGTGTGCGGCCAGTAAAAAGCAGATGTATGAGATTCAAAAAAATGCCCGGGAAATGGATCCGGCATCCTTCACCATTATTGTGGAGTCGAATGAAGTGTTGGGAGAAGGATTTGACAGGAAGTGA
- a CDS encoding response regulator transcription factor produces the protein MEVNHILVVEDDKEIREGIEIYLKSQGYVVFQAEDGIEGLEVVEKEEIHLAIVDIMMPRMDGIRMTMKIREKYDFPIIMLSAKSEEVDKITGLNIGADDYVTKPFTPMELMARVNSQLRRYRKFLEKLEPSENVHVIGGLEINEDLVEVSVDGAPVKVTPIEYKILLLLAKNPGRVFSAEEIYERVWQERAINTDTIMVHVRNIREKIEVDPKNPKYLKVVWGVGYKIEKQP, from the coding sequence ATGGAAGTGAATCACATCTTGGTCGTTGAGGACGACAAGGAGATACGGGAAGGAATTGAAATCTATTTAAAAAGTCAGGGGTATGTGGTCTTTCAAGCGGAAGATGGGATCGAAGGTTTGGAAGTGGTGGAGAAAGAAGAGATCCATTTGGCAATTGTGGATATTATGATGCCTCGGATGGACGGAATCCGAATGACCATGAAAATCCGGGAAAAATATGATTTTCCAATTATTATGTTGTCAGCAAAATCAGAGGAAGTGGATAAGATTACGGGGCTAAATATCGGAGCGGATGATTACGTGACAAAGCCATTTACGCCGATGGAACTGATGGCGCGGGTGAATTCCCAGCTTCGAAGATACCGGAAGTTTTTAGAAAAGCTGGAACCTTCGGAAAATGTACATGTGATTGGTGGGCTGGAGATCAATGAAGATCTGGTTGAGGTGTCAGTGGACGGTGCTCCGGTAAAGGTAACGCCTATCGAATACAAGATTCTGTTGCTTCTGGCGAAGAATCCGGGACGGGTATTTTCCGCAGAAGAGATCTATGAGAGAGTCTGGCAGGAAAGGGCAATCAACACGGATACGATCATGGTACATGTGAGAAATATCAGGGAAAAGATCGAAGTGGATCCAAAAAATCCGAAATATTTAAAGGTGGTGTGGGGCGTTGGCTATAAAATTGAAAAACAACCATAA
- a CDS encoding sensor histidine kinase, with protein MAIKLKNNHKTGWIITICLLLICSAVMCFGYSAFATEMEKSLDGTELDPEVMEDIVKPLVAGNYILYNEISGDSDRSFIQEAYDDTDQFYLARKYMDSAVYGWDGKLKQGNVSESVQKNLMQDQTEYALRVRFTYGENAVLNDVQVDGTAVDNQMQYNLENYLLDQVENNEDLTEIAVPEQAVITYGMTQKQLDGYLASVDDMGTYLNTMKLADNGIYRMFQLLLFGVAILLGLWIPCCKAWGIGTEKYFRVPFEVVLLVIAGIAAVNRSCVSVVWRTLNGSMASAINVGLNVSKGSAQGYIICMGLNVLMWLLVYGAAFWSTVCLRAIFTMKKQYFRERTLIGKVRGKTIREVGKQVLDVLKKIYNGLLHVDLQKKTNRTILKVVILNGIIFLIVSFLWDYGFLAICLYSVLLFFFLRHYFGDVRKQYDRLLASTNELALGNLEVGLDEDYGIFDPVAEELRKIQVGFKKAVEEEVKSERMKTELITNVSHDLKTPLTAIITYTDLLKEETNRENQKEYIEVLERKSLRLKALIEDLFEISKATSKNVTMNFMKVDIVGLLKQVGLEYDSKREEANLEFKWKLPEGKVILWLDSQKTYRIFENLIVNITKYALENTRVYIEMDVIGDQVRIVMKNVSASELNFDTEEITDRFVRGDVSRKTEGSGLGLAIAKSFTELQGGTLRILTDADLFKVEIVFPCMKEGTDGRTEQNESDK; from the coding sequence TTGGCTATAAAATTGAAAAACAACCATAAAACAGGCTGGATCATAACAATCTGTCTGCTGTTGATCTGTTCGGCAGTGATGTGTTTTGGATATTCGGCATTTGCCACAGAAATGGAAAAGTCTCTGGATGGAACAGAACTGGATCCGGAAGTGATGGAAGATATTGTAAAGCCGCTGGTTGCGGGGAATTACATTTTATACAATGAGATCAGTGGGGATTCGGATCGTTCCTTTATTCAGGAAGCGTATGATGATACGGATCAGTTCTATCTGGCGCGAAAATATATGGATAGTGCGGTTTATGGCTGGGATGGAAAATTAAAACAGGGAAATGTGTCGGAAAGTGTGCAGAAAAATCTGATGCAGGACCAGACGGAGTATGCGCTGAGAGTTCGTTTTACATATGGAGAAAATGCAGTCCTGAATGATGTACAGGTGGATGGAACTGCCGTGGATAATCAGATGCAGTACAATCTGGAAAATTATCTTCTGGATCAGGTGGAAAACAACGAGGATCTGACTGAGATTGCGGTGCCGGAACAGGCCGTGATCACTTATGGAATGACCCAGAAACAGCTGGACGGCTATCTTGCCAGTGTGGATGACATGGGAACTTATCTGAATACGATGAAATTGGCAGATAACGGAATCTATCGGATGTTTCAGTTGCTGCTGTTTGGAGTGGCAATCTTGTTGGGCTTGTGGATTCCCTGTTGCAAGGCGTGGGGAATCGGTACGGAAAAATATTTCCGGGTTCCGTTTGAAGTTGTATTACTGGTAATTGCGGGAATCGCTGCCGTGAACAGGAGTTGTGTCAGTGTAGTCTGGCGGACGCTGAATGGTTCCATGGCTTCGGCGATCAATGTGGGGCTGAATGTGTCCAAAGGAAGTGCGCAGGGCTATATTATCTGCATGGGATTAAATGTACTGATGTGGCTTCTGGTGTATGGTGCGGCATTCTGGAGTACGGTGTGTCTTCGGGCAATCTTTACAATGAAGAAGCAGTATTTCAGAGAACGGACGCTGATCGGAAAAGTGCGTGGAAAAACAATCCGTGAAGTGGGAAAACAAGTTCTGGATGTACTGAAAAAGATTTATAATGGACTGTTGCATGTGGATCTGCAGAAAAAAACAAACCGTACCATTTTGAAGGTCGTGATCTTAAATGGAATCATTTTTCTGATTGTTTCTTTTCTGTGGGATTACGGATTCCTGGCGATTTGTCTGTATTCGGTGTTACTGTTCTTTTTCCTGCGACATTATTTTGGGGATGTAAGGAAACAGTATGACAGACTTCTGGCGTCTACCAACGAGCTGGCACTTGGCAATCTGGAGGTGGGACTTGACGAAGATTACGGAATCTTTGATCCGGTGGCAGAGGAACTTCGGAAGATCCAGGTCGGATTTAAAAAGGCGGTGGAAGAAGAGGTGAAGAGTGAGCGGATGAAGACGGAACTGATCACAAATGTGTCTCATGACCTGAAAACACCGCTTACGGCGATCATTACCTATACAGATCTGTTAAAAGAGGAAACAAACAGGGAAAATCAGAAAGAATATATTGAAGTTCTGGAAAGAAAGTCTCTTCGGTTGAAAGCGTTGATTGAAGATCTTTTTGAAATCAGTAAAGCGACCAGCAAGAACGTTACGATGAATTTCATGAAAGTTGACATTGTAGGCTTGTTAAAACAGGTTGGTTTGGAGTATGATAGTAAAAGAGAGGAAGCCAATCTTGAATTTAAGTGGAAACTGCCGGAAGGCAAAGTGATTTTGTGGCTGGACAGCCAGAAGACCTACCGGATTTTTGAAAATCTGATCGTCAACATTACGAAATACGCTCTGGAAAATACCCGGGTTTACATTGAGATGGACGTGATCGGGGATCAGGTGCGGATCGTGATGAAAAATGTATCAGCCAGTGAACTGAATTTTGATACAGAAGAGATTACCGACCGGTTTGTACGCGGAGATGTTTCCAGAAAGACAGAAGGTTCCGGTCTTGGCCTTGCAATTGCGAAGAGCTTTACAGAATTGCAGGGAGGAACACTGAGAATTCTGACTGATGCAGATCTTTTCAAAGTAGAGATTGTGTTTCCGTGTATGAAGGAAGGCACGGATGGAAGAACAGAGCAGAACGAATCAGACAAATAG
- a CDS encoding CPBP family intramembrane glutamic endopeptidase, whose product MEEQSRTNQTNRQLHIYHGILGLIIAGIIIFLSPLGSVLGLYGTGVNELLLFACAILIAKTAGADLEKVFPLQTPTFRQTAGTVILWIASMILMTVATLIMTVLFPTEVGEVSSGLMSAFLSVPLEMRILIIVILPAICEEMIFRGLFLHSLLRPKIMRQRKWIPIIISGLVFGAFHGNPVRMVPTAFLGIMMAYLVLETDNMFYNMLFHGINNGISILSTIAVGAIPQESETLQLTEITATGREYVLFSVGIYLCFAAVVPFLIYLGRYLIHCKAGEERKKLFPKGNPWIPLMLLGISALLFVAGLVVMIGAVGNMI is encoded by the coding sequence ATGGAAGAACAGAGCAGAACGAATCAGACAAATAGACAACTTCATATCTACCATGGAATTTTAGGACTTATCATAGCGGGAATCATTATATTCCTGTCTCCGCTGGGCAGCGTACTGGGGCTTTACGGGACAGGAGTGAATGAGCTCCTGCTATTTGCATGTGCAATTCTGATTGCAAAAACAGCCGGAGCAGACCTGGAAAAGGTATTCCCACTCCAGACACCGACGTTTCGTCAGACGGCCGGAACGGTGATTCTCTGGATTGCATCCATGATTTTGATGACGGTGGCAACGCTGATTATGACGGTGCTGTTTCCCACGGAAGTCGGGGAAGTGAGTTCCGGCTTGATGTCTGCATTTTTAAGTGTTCCATTGGAAATGCGGATTTTAATCATTGTGATTTTGCCGGCAATCTGTGAGGAAATGATCTTTCGCGGACTGTTTCTGCACAGTCTTTTAAGGCCGAAAATCATGCGGCAGAGAAAATGGATTCCGATCATCATAAGCGGACTGGTTTTCGGAGCGTTTCACGGAAATCCGGTTCGTATGGTGCCAACAGCATTTCTGGGAATCATGATGGCCTATCTGGTGTTGGAAACAGACAACATGTTTTATAATATGCTGTTTCATGGAATCAATAACGGAATATCGATCCTTTCTACCATAGCGGTGGGAGCAATTCCGCAGGAGAGTGAGACCTTGCAGCTGACTGAGATTACAGCGACGGGAAGAGAGTATGTGCTGTTTTCGGTGGGAATTTATTTATGTTTTGCAGCGGTGGTTCCCTTCCTGATATATCTGGGGCGGTATCTGATTCACTGCAAAGCAGGAGAAGAGCGTAAAAAACTGTTTCCAAAGGGAAACCCATGGATCCCGCTGATGCTTCTGGGGATTTCTGCATTGCTTTTTGTGGCGGGACTGGTAGTGATGATCGGTGCTGTGGGAAATATGATTTGA
- a CDS encoding HAD-IIB family hydrolase translates to MKPAALFYDIDGTLYSEIENVVPESAFEALKKAKENGHYLFINTGRTYCSMPSPIKRFPFDGYICGCGTYAEYKDEVLYSSTLSVERSQAIIKKMEECKIDGIFEGIEDDYFPIRVSRFDKLENTRRYFRNMGIGIEMFAGKDQFAYDKLFVYTDEQSDVKGFLEFLEQEEMEAIDRQYGTYEIMPIGHSKATGCEIIRKHLHLDLDQIYVFGDSSNDLPMMEYTSHAIVMGHHDPILDPCAQIVTKTVEEDGIQYAMKELGLI, encoded by the coding sequence ATGAAACCGGCAGCGTTATTTTATGATATTGATGGAACTTTATACAGTGAAATTGAAAATGTGGTACCGGAAAGTGCATTTGAAGCGTTGAAAAAGGCGAAAGAAAACGGACACTATCTCTTTATCAATACCGGGCGGACTTATTGCAGTATGCCTTCTCCAATCAAACGCTTTCCGTTTGACGGATATATCTGTGGTTGCGGAACTTATGCAGAATATAAGGATGAGGTGCTGTATTCCTCTACACTTTCGGTAGAGCGAAGTCAGGCAATCATCAAAAAGATGGAAGAATGTAAGATTGATGGAATTTTCGAAGGAATCGAAGATGATTATTTCCCGATCCGTGTGTCAAGGTTTGACAAACTGGAAAATACGAGAAGATATTTCAGAAACATGGGTATCGGTATAGAAATGTTTGCCGGAAAAGATCAGTTCGCGTATGATAAATTATTTGTTTATACGGACGAGCAAAGTGATGTGAAAGGATTTCTGGAATTTCTGGAACAGGAAGAGATGGAGGCAATCGATCGGCAGTACGGAACCTACGAGATTATGCCGATAGGACATTCCAAGGCAACCGGTTGCGAGATTATCCGAAAACATTTGCATTTGGATCTGGATCAGATCTATGTATTCGGGGACAGTTCCAATGATCTGCCGATGATGGAATATACCTCTCATGCGATCGTGATGGGACATCATGATCCAATCTTGGATCCCTGCGCACAGATCGTGACAAAAACGGTAGAAGAGGATGGAATCCAGTATGCAATGAAAGAACTGGGGCTGATCTGA
- the thrS gene encoding threonine--tRNA ligase, which yields MKITLKDGSVKEYAESKSVIDVAFDISEGLARAACAGEVDGEVVDLRTVLDKDCTLNILTAKDPEGLRVVRHTCSHVLAEAVKNLYPDVKLAIGPSIDTGYYYDFDAEPFSREDLDKIEKEMKKIIKKGAKLEKFTLPRDEAIKFMEEKNEPYKVELIQDLPEDAVISFYSQGDFVDLCAGPHLMSTKGIKAFKLTSSSGAYWRGDSNRAMLQRIYGSAFPTKDELNEYLQHLEDIKKRDHNKLGREMELFTTVDVIGQGLPLLMPKGTKIIQTLQRWIEDEEDNNWGYVRTKTPLMAKSDLYKISGHWDHYKEGMFVLGDEEKDKEVFALRPMTCPFQYYVYKASQKSYRDLPLRYGETSTLFRNEDSGEMHGLTRVRQFTISEGHLIVRPDQMVKEFKDCIALAQKCLRTLGVEEDVTYHLSKWDPNNREKYIGEPEVWDETEQDIRNILTELEIPFVEDVGEAAFYGPKVDINAKNVYGKEDTMITIQWDALLAEQFDMYYIDQNGDKVRPYIIHRTSIGCYERTLAWLIEKYAGNFPTWLCPEQVRVLPISDKFQDYAQEVASKLKANGILCTVDNRSEKIGYKIRETRLARVPYMLVVGEKEQSEGKVSVRSRFLGDEGQKDLKEFMDAILEEIRTKEIRKVEVEAK from the coding sequence ATGAAAATTACATTAAAAGATGGATCGGTCAAAGAATATGCAGAGAGCAAATCTGTGATTGATGTTGCATTTGACATCAGCGAAGGATTGGCAAGAGCTGCCTGTGCAGGAGAAGTAGACGGAGAGGTAGTAGATCTTCGTACGGTACTGGATAAAGACTGTACATTGAACATTCTGACAGCGAAGGATCCGGAAGGATTGAGAGTGGTAAGACACACCTGTTCCCATGTTCTGGCAGAGGCAGTGAAGAACCTTTATCCGGATGTAAAACTTGCAATCGGGCCATCCATTGATACAGGATATTATTATGATTTTGATGCAGAGCCGTTCAGCAGAGAGGATCTGGACAAGATCGAGAAAGAAATGAAGAAGATCATCAAGAAAGGTGCAAAGCTTGAGAAATTTACCCTTCCGAGAGATGAAGCGATTAAATTTATGGAAGAAAAGAATGAGCCATATAAGGTAGAGCTGATTCAGGATCTTCCGGAAGACGCAGTGATTTCTTTCTACAGCCAGGGAGATTTCGTGGATCTCTGTGCAGGACCGCATCTGATGAGCACAAAGGGAATCAAGGCATTTAAGCTGACTTCATCCTCCGGTGCGTACTGGAGAGGAGATTCCAACCGTGCAATGCTTCAGAGAATTTACGGAAGTGCATTCCCGACAAAGGATGAACTGAATGAATACCTGCAGCATCTGGAAGACATCAAGAAACGTGACCACAACAAGCTGGGACGTGAGATGGAACTGTTCACAACTGTAGATGTAATTGGACAGGGACTTCCGCTTCTGATGCCAAAGGGAACCAAGATCATCCAGACATTACAGAGATGGATCGAGGATGAGGAAGACAACAACTGGGGCTATGTACGTACCAAGACTCCGTTGATGGCAAAGAGTGACCTTTATAAGATTTCCGGTCACTGGGATCACTATAAAGAGGGAATGTTTGTACTGGGAGACGAAGAAAAAGATAAAGAAGTTTTTGCACTTCGTCCGATGACTTGCCCGTTCCAGTATTATGTATATAAAGCAAGTCAGAAATCTTACCGTGATCTTCCACTTCGTTATGGTGAGACTTCGACCTTGTTCAGAAACGAGGATTCCGGTGAGATGCACGGACTGACACGTGTCCGCCAGTTCACGATTTCAGAGGGACATCTGATTGTTCGTCCGGATCAGATGGTGAAAGAATTTAAAGATTGTATCGCACTGGCTCAGAAGTGTCTGAGAACGCTGGGTGTAGAAGAGGATGTAACCTATCATCTGTCCAAATGGGATCCGAATAACCGTGAAAAATATATTGGAGAACCGGAAGTCTGGGATGAGACAGAACAGGATATTCGTAATATCCTGACAGAGCTGGAAATCCCGTTCGTAGAAGATGTTGGAGAGGCTGCATTCTATGGACCGAAAGTAGATATCAATGCCAAAAATGTATATGGAAAAGAAGATACTATGATTACCATTCAATGGGATGCTTTGTTGGCAGAGCAGTTTGATATGTACTATATCGATCAGAACGGAGACAAGGTTCGTCCATATATTATCCACAGAACTTCTATTGGATGTTATGAAAGAACATTGGCATGGCTGATCGAAAAGTATGCAGGAAACTTCCCGACCTGGCTGTGTCCGGAACAGGTACGTGTACTTCCGATTTCTGATAAGTTCCAGGATTATGCACAGGAAGTTGCTTCCAAGCTGAAAGCAAACGGAATCCTGTGTACGGTGGACAACAGATCTGAAAAGATCGGATACAAGATCCGTGAGACAAGACTGGCAAGAGTTCCGTATATGCTGGTAGTCGGAGAAAAAGAACAGTCTGAAGGAAAGGTATCGGTAAGAAGCAGATTCTTAGGGGATGAAGGTCAGAAGGATCTGAAGGAATTTATGGATGCAATCCTGGAAGAAATCCGGACAAAAGAGATCCGTAAGGTTGAAGTGGAAGCAAAATAA
- the hydF gene encoding [FeFe] hydrogenase H-cluster maturation GTPase HydF encodes MSLNTTPSADRIHIGIFGRRNAGKSSLINTMTGQNLSIVSDVKGTTTDPVLKSMELLPLGPVVLIDTPGLDDTGELGQLRIKKAYQILNKTDIALLVIDAGTGMTAEDSAILKRIREKKIPCAIVKNKCDLTGSASSEASQKVSSDSKDMAGIPSIEVSATSGRNIYELKELLGSLLPADDGRLGIVSDLIHPGDFVVLVVPIDSAAPKGRLILPQQQTIRDILDTGAIAIVSKETQLQEALNSLGKTPSLVITDSQAFKEVAQIVPPTVPLTSFSILFARHKGSLPIAVRGARALDQLQEHDTVLISEGCTHHRQCDDIGTVKLPRWIQKHTGKHLNFEFSSGTGFPEDLSKYRLIIHCGGCMLNEREIRYRMKCADDAGIPITNYGIAIAYMNGILERSIEIFDFS; translated from the coding sequence ATGAGCCTGAATACCACACCTTCTGCCGACCGGATCCACATCGGGATCTTCGGCAGACGAAATGCCGGAAAATCCAGTCTGATCAATACTATGACCGGTCAGAATCTTTCCATCGTATCCGATGTAAAAGGCACAACGACCGATCCGGTCTTAAAATCTATGGAGTTACTTCCCCTTGGACCGGTCGTCCTGATCGACACTCCTGGACTTGATGACACCGGAGAATTAGGTCAGTTACGTATCAAAAAAGCATACCAGATACTGAACAAAACGGATATTGCACTCCTGGTGATCGATGCCGGCACCGGAATGACAGCAGAAGACTCTGCCATTCTAAAGCGGATCCGCGAAAAGAAAATTCCCTGTGCTATCGTAAAGAACAAATGCGACCTGACAGGATCGGCATCTTCCGAAGCATCCCAAAAAGTCAGTTCAGATTCAAAAGACATGGCAGGGATTCCTTCCATAGAAGTCAGTGCCACATCCGGCAGAAACATCTATGAATTAAAGGAGCTTCTCGGCTCCTTACTCCCAGCCGATGACGGGCGTCTTGGTATCGTCAGTGATCTGATCCACCCCGGTGATTTTGTTGTACTGGTGGTTCCCATTGATTCTGCCGCTCCGAAGGGACGTCTGATCCTTCCACAGCAACAGACCATCCGGGATATCCTGGATACCGGAGCCATCGCCATCGTTTCCAAAGAAACGCAGCTGCAAGAGGCATTGAATTCTTTAGGGAAAACACCGTCTCTTGTAATTACCGACAGCCAGGCCTTCAAAGAAGTCGCACAGATTGTGCCGCCGACGGTTCCTCTGACTTCCTTTTCCATTTTGTTCGCACGACACAAGGGAAGTCTCCCCATTGCCGTCCGTGGAGCCAGAGCATTGGATCAGCTTCAGGAGCATGATACGGTTCTGATCAGTGAAGGATGTACCCATCATCGCCAGTGTGACGATATCGGTACCGTAAAACTTCCCCGATGGATCCAAAAGCACACCGGAAAACATCTGAATTTTGAATTCTCCAGCGGCACCGGATTTCCGGAGGATCTGTCAAAATACCGTCTGATCATCCACTGTGGTGGCTGCATGCTTAACGAACGTGAGATACGCTACCGCATGAAATGTGCTGATGATGCCGGTATTCCGATCACCAATTACGGAATCGCCATTGCTTATATGAACGGCATATTGGAAAGAAGTATTGAAATCTTTGATTTTTCCTGA